The sequence GATATGCGAAAGAGTATGAGCTTGCGGATAAAATACGTGAGCTCAGGGGTCTTATGGGCGAGCGTGAGCTTCTTGTGGCTAAGTTTTACCTCCGTACGGACAAGGAACGCCCCGCTGTTAAAAGATTGCAGTACATTGTGGAAAACTATCCGGACACAGTTGTTTACCCTGAGAGCCTGACTATGCTGGGTGATTACTACGCAGGGAAAGAGGGGTACGAGGCGGAAGCCATAAAGTATTACAGGGCGCTTATCAGGGAGTTTCCGAACAGCAAATACTCGTCGGACATAACATCCAAGCTTTCAAAACTGCTGACGAGAATTACCGATAATCTGGGCGGAACGGAGAATAATTAAATGATTGATATTAAATATATAACTGCCAATCTGGAATTGGTTAAGGAAAAAACGGCGAAGAGGGGCGCAGAGTTCGACTTCGATACCCTGCTTCGGCTGGATGATGAAAGAAAGAAGCTTATCTTTGAAGCGGAAGAGCTTAAGAAAAAAAGGAACGATTTTTCCAAGTCATTCCCTCTCATAAAGCAGCAGGGCGGCGATGTTGACGCCGCTCAGAAAGAAATGAAGCAGGTTTCAGAGCGCATAGCGGAGATGGACAGAGAGCTTACGGATATTCAGGAGCGCCAGAGGATGATGCTCCTCACTCTGCCGAACCTTGTGGATGACTCACTCCCGCTTGGCAGAAGCGAGGAGGATAATGTTCTCTACCGTGAATGGGGGGCGAAGCCTTCGTTGGATTTTGAAGCAAAGCCTCACTGGGATATAGCGGAAAACCTCAAGCTTGTGGATTTCGAGCGGGGTACAAAGGTTGCCGCTGCCCGCTTTTCCGCATATACCGGAATGGGTGCCAAGCTTGAGAGAGCGCTTATCAACTTCATGCTGGATACTCAGTCCTCAAGGGGATACACGGAGGTAATGACACCGTTTCTGGTGAACGCCGCGTCCATGACCGGAACAGGTCAGCTTCCCAAGTTTGAGGAGGACGCTTTCAAGTGCGAGCGTGACGGGCTTTATCTCATACCCACTGCGGAAGTACCCGTGACAAACCTTTACGCCGGTGAAATTCTTGATGAGTCGGCTCTGCCCATAAAACACTGCGCATATTCACCCTGCTTCCGGAGAGAAGCGGGTTCACACGGCAAGGATGTTCGGGGTCTTATCCGCCAGCACCAGTTCAATAAAGTGGAGCTTGTGAAGCTTGTGAAGCCGGAGGACGGCTGGGCAGAGCTTGAACTTCTGCTCCGTGACGCCGAGAACATCCTCCAGCTTCTGGGTATCCACTACAGAGTAATGACCCTCTCCACGGGGGATATAGGTTTTGCTTCTGCAAAAACCTACGATATAGAAGTATGGCTGCCCGGGCAGAACTGCTACAGGGAGATCTCCTCATGCAGCTGCTTTACGGACTTTCAGGCACGCAGAGCCAATATCCGCTTCAGAAAGGCGGGGGATAAACGGCTGGATTTCGTATATACGCTCAACGGTTCAGGACTCGCCGTGGGCAGAACCTTCCTGTCCGTGCTTGAAAACTATCAGCTGCCGGACGGGCGTGTGAAAGTTCCCGAAGTTCTCCGCCCTTATCTCGGCGGAGTGGAGATAATAGGCTGATGGCTCTTTTAAAAATACTCGCATCACCCATAAGCGGAAACTATTCGCAGCTCCCCGCTTATGCGCTAGATGAAATAAAGAACGCGGATCTCATAATAGGCGAGGAGCGCAAGACTACCCTGCGTTTTCTTGCCGCCGTGGGCTGCCGTGAACACTCATACAGGCTTCTTAACGAGCATTCAACGGATGAGGAGAAGAAGGAGCTGATCGCCGCCGTCTCCTCATGCGGCACTGCGATACTTTTTTCGGATGCCGGAACGCCCTGTGTGGCTGATCCCGGGTATGACTTTGTGGATATGTGCATAAACGCAGGTGCTGAGGTACGTTCACTGAACGCTGTCTCGGCTGTGACAGCCGCCCTCTCTGTGAGCGGCTTTTATGCCGAATCCTTCCTTTTTGCGGGCTTTCCGCCGAAGGATAAGCAGGAGCGCGCCAAGTTTTTCAACCATATGAAGAATACCAAGCAGACTGCGGTTATCTTTGAACGCCCCTACGCCCTTGTCCGCACCCTTGAGGAGCTTAAAGGCATAGGCAAACGGGTATCCCTTTCCATAAACCTCTCCATGCCTGATGAAAAAAATTACAGAGGCACCGCCACCGATATACTCGGCTTACTTCCCGAAGGGATCAAGGCTCCGTTTGCCGTTGTGATTGAGGGGAAAAAGTAGGAGTTTCGCCTGTACCGATTGTAGCTGTCCCTGCTTGCGGGGGCAGCTTTTTGATCAAGCATTTCCAATGCCCTTTTAAAGATTCTTAATTATTTTGCGTCCTTTAACAGCGTTGTGCCCGCAATTGTTTCCCGTGAAACATTTTTATTATTATCTTTGAAAAAATCTGTTTTTAGTCTTATAATATGCAGTTCAGGGCGCGGGTTGATCCTTGCCTCCGTCATTCTGAGATCCTTCGCTTTGCTCAGGATGACGAAGTAACGCACAGCTCCATGGATGGAAGCTGCGCCGTGCGGAGCGAAGACGGACGAAGTCCGGCGCGAGCGTGTGCGGTTTTCTGACAGGATGTTCTGAAAACCGCTGTTAAGCAGCCAAAACGTAAGTAACAGAATCTAATATATATATTTCAGAATTTTAAGGAGAATTAAACATGAACATTCAGATGATGATGAAGCAGGCACAGAAGATGCAGAAAAAGATCGAGGAAGCCCAAGCCGAGGCAGCGCAGGAGGTTGTAGAGGCTTCCGCGGGCGGCGGAATGGTGACGGTTCAGGTAAACGGCAAGAACGAGCTTCTCGGCATAAAAATCGAGAAGGATGTTGTAGACCCCGAAGATATTGAAATGCTTCAGGATCTTGTTGTGGCTGCTGTTAATGAAGGCATGGGCAAGGCTCAGGCTAAGATGCAGGAAAAACTTTCCAAGATTACGGGAAATCTGGGCATTAATCTGCCCGGAATGTTTTAAGGCGTTTTTTGCCTCTGTTGCGGCATGATAAAGAACAGAATATTTGAAAACTGCCTTAATGAGCTTTCCCGTCTGCCCGGTATAGGGCGGAAAACAGCGGGACGCCTTGCCCTCCACGTGCTCAAGATGAAGCCGGAGGATGTAAAGCGCCTTGCGGAAAGCATTGTATACCTTAAGGAAAAAACCGTCTTCTGCTCAGTCTGCGGCGGCATATCCGAGGCTCCGGTCTGCTCGGTCTGTGAGGATCGGTACCGTGTGCGCTCTCAGATATGCGTTGTTGAGGAACCGAAGGATATTTTCATCATAGAAAACACAGGAAGCTTCAGGGGACTGTACCATGTTCTCGGCGGGAGAATTTCCCCCCTTGACGG is a genomic window of Geovibrio thiophilus containing:
- the serS gene encoding serine--tRNA ligase — its product is MIDIKYITANLELVKEKTAKRGAEFDFDTLLRLDDERKKLIFEAEELKKKRNDFSKSFPLIKQQGGDVDAAQKEMKQVSERIAEMDRELTDIQERQRMMLLTLPNLVDDSLPLGRSEEDNVLYREWGAKPSLDFEAKPHWDIAENLKLVDFERGTKVAAARFSAYTGMGAKLERALINFMLDTQSSRGYTEVMTPFLVNAASMTGTGQLPKFEEDAFKCERDGLYLIPTAEVPVTNLYAGEILDESALPIKHCAYSPCFRREAGSHGKDVRGLIRQHQFNKVELVKLVKPEDGWAELELLLRDAENILQLLGIHYRVMTLSTGDIGFASAKTYDIEVWLPGQNCYREISSCSCFTDFQARRANIRFRKAGDKRLDFVYTLNGSGLAVGRTFLSVLENYQLPDGRVKVPEVLRPYLGGVEIIG
- the rsmI gene encoding 16S rRNA (cytidine(1402)-2'-O)-methyltransferase, yielding MALLKILASPISGNYSQLPAYALDEIKNADLIIGEERKTTLRFLAAVGCREHSYRLLNEHSTDEEKKELIAAVSSCGTAILFSDAGTPCVADPGYDFVDMCINAGAEVRSLNAVSAVTAALSVSGFYAESFLFAGFPPKDKQERAKFFNHMKNTKQTAVIFERPYALVRTLEELKGIGKRVSLSINLSMPDEKNYRGTATDILGLLPEGIKAPFAVVIEGKK
- a CDS encoding YbaB/EbfC family nucleoid-associated protein; translation: MNIQMMMKQAQKMQKKIEEAQAEAAQEVVEASAGGGMVTVQVNGKNELLGIKIEKDVVDPEDIEMLQDLVVAAVNEGMGKAQAKMQEKLSKITGNLGINLPGMF
- the recR gene encoding recombination mediator RecR gives rise to the protein MIKNRIFENCLNELSRLPGIGRKTAGRLALHVLKMKPEDVKRLAESIVYLKEKTVFCSVCGGISEAPVCSVCEDRYRVRSQICVVEEPKDIFIIENTGSFRGLYHVLGGRISPLDGIGPDELRIASLLERLEGGEVTEVIMAMNTDVEGETTAIYIARLLKRFPEISVTKIASGVPIGSNLEHTDEVTLLKALEGRIRL